The Pantoea nemavictus genome includes a region encoding these proteins:
- the rpoC gene encoding DNA-directed RNA polymerase subunit beta', producing the protein MKDLLKFLKAQTKTEEFDAIKIALASPDMIRSWSFGEVKKPETINYRTFKPERDGLFCARIFGPVKDYECLCGKYKRLKHRGVICEKCGVEVTQTKVRRERMGHIELASPTAHIWFLKSLPSRIGLLLDMPLRDIERVLYFESYVVIEGGMTNLEKRQILTEEQYLDALEEFGDEFDAKMGAEAIQALLKNMDLEQECEQLREELNETNSETKRKKLTKRIKLLEAFVQSGNKPEWMILTVLPVLPPDLRPLVPLDGGRFATSDLNDLYRRVINRNNRLKRLLDLAAPDIIVRNEKRMLQEAVDALLDNGRRGRAITGSNKRPLKSLADMIKGKQGRFRQNLLGKRVDYSGRSVITVGPYLRLHQCGLPKKMALELFKPFIYGKLELRGLATTIKAAKKMVEREEAVVWDILDEVIREHPVLLNRAPTLHRLGIQAFEPVLIEGKAIQLHPLVCAAYNADFDGDQMAVHVPLTLEAQLEARALMMSTNNILSPANGEPIIVPSQDVVLGLYYMTRDKVNAKGEGMVLTGPKEAERVYRAGLAELHARVKVRITEYTKNEQEEFVAKTSIIDTTIGRAILWMIVPKGLPYSIVNQALGKKAISKMLNTCYRILGLKPTVIFADQTMYTGFAYAARSGASVGIDDMVIPAKKAEIVAEAEAEVAEIQEQFQSGLVTAGERYNKVIDIWAAANERVSKAMMDNLQTETVINRHGEEEQQVSFNSIYMMADSGARGSAAQIRQLAGMRGLMAKPDGSIIETPITANFREGLNVLQYFISTHGARKGLADTALKTANSGYLTRRLVDVAQDLVVTEDDCGTFEGIMMTPVIEGGDVKEPLRERVLGRVTAEDVLKPGTADILIPRNTLIDEHWCDVIELNSVDAIKVRSVVGCETDFGVCAHCYGRDLARGHIINKGEAIGVIAAQSIGEPGTQLTMRTFHIGGAASRAAAESSIQVKNKGTIKLTNAKSVTNSSGKLVIVSRNVELKMIDEFGRTKESYKVPYGAVMAKGDGEQVAAGETVANWDPHTMPVITEVGGFIRFTDMIDGQTITRQTDDLTGLSSLVVLDSAERTAGGKDLRPALKIIDANGNDVLIPGTDMPAQYFLPGKAIVQLEDGVKISAGDTLSRVPQESGGTKDITGGLPRVADLFEARRPKEPAILAEISGIISFGKETKGKRRLVITPVDGSDPYEEMIPKWRQLNVFEGERVERGDVVSDGPESPHDILRLRGVHAVTRYITNEVQEVYRLQGVKINDKHIEVIVRQMLRKATISSVGSTDFLEGEQAEYSRIKISNRELEANGKIGATFMRDLLGITKASLATESFISAASFQETTRVLTEAAVAGKRDELRGLKENVIVGRLIPAGTGYAYHQDRMRRRSAGEAPVAPQVTADEASASLAELLNAGLGGSDDE; encoded by the coding sequence GTGAAAGACTTACTTAAGTTTCTGAAAGCGCAAACTAAGACCGAAGAGTTTGATGCGATCAAAATTGCTCTGGCCTCGCCAGACATGATCCGTTCATGGTCTTTTGGTGAAGTTAAAAAGCCGGAAACCATTAACTATCGTACCTTTAAGCCAGAGCGTGACGGCCTTTTCTGTGCCCGTATTTTCGGACCTGTAAAAGATTACGAATGCCTGTGCGGTAAGTACAAGCGTTTAAAACATCGCGGCGTGATCTGTGAGAAGTGTGGCGTTGAAGTTACACAGACCAAAGTACGTCGTGAGCGCATGGGCCACATTGAGTTGGCTTCACCTACTGCGCACATTTGGTTCCTGAAATCACTGCCTTCGCGTATCGGCTTGCTGCTGGATATGCCACTGCGTGATATTGAGCGCGTGCTGTACTTCGAATCTTATGTGGTTATCGAAGGTGGCATGACCAACCTGGAAAAACGTCAGATTCTGACGGAAGAGCAGTATCTTGACGCGCTGGAAGAGTTCGGTGACGAATTCGATGCGAAGATGGGTGCGGAAGCTATCCAGGCGCTGCTGAAAAATATGGATCTGGAGCAAGAGTGCGAGCAGCTGCGCGAAGAGCTGAACGAAACCAACTCCGAGACCAAACGTAAGAAGCTGACCAAGCGTATCAAGCTGCTGGAAGCGTTCGTTCAATCTGGTAACAAGCCAGAGTGGATGATCCTGACCGTTCTGCCGGTTCTGCCGCCAGATCTGCGTCCGCTGGTACCGCTGGATGGTGGTCGTTTCGCTACGTCGGATCTGAACGATCTTTATCGTCGCGTGATCAACCGTAACAACCGTCTGAAACGTCTGCTGGATCTGGCTGCGCCAGACATCATCGTACGTAACGAAAAACGTATGCTGCAGGAAGCGGTTGATGCACTGCTGGATAACGGCCGTCGCGGTCGCGCCATCACTGGCTCGAACAAGCGTCCGTTGAAATCTCTGGCAGACATGATCAAAGGTAAACAGGGTCGTTTCCGTCAGAACCTGTTGGGTAAACGTGTTGACTACTCTGGACGTTCAGTCATCACCGTTGGTCCATACCTGCGTCTGCATCAGTGCGGTCTGCCGAAGAAAATGGCTCTTGAGCTGTTCAAACCGTTCATTTACGGCAAGCTGGAACTGCGTGGCCTCGCCACCACCATCAAAGCCGCGAAGAAAATGGTTGAGCGCGAAGAAGCTGTCGTTTGGGATATCCTGGACGAAGTGATCCGCGAACACCCGGTACTGCTGAACCGTGCACCAACTCTGCACCGTTTGGGTATCCAGGCGTTTGAACCGGTTCTGATCGAAGGTAAAGCAATTCAGCTGCACCCGCTGGTTTGTGCGGCCTATAACGCCGACTTCGATGGTGACCAGATGGCTGTTCACGTACCGCTGACGCTGGAAGCCCAGCTGGAAGCGCGTGCGCTGATGATGTCGACCAACAATATTCTGTCACCAGCGAACGGCGAGCCAATCATCGTTCCTTCACAGGACGTTGTTCTGGGTCTGTACTACATGACCCGCGACAAAGTGAACGCCAAAGGCGAAGGCATGGTGCTGACTGGCCCGAAAGAAGCTGAGCGTGTTTATCGCGCTGGCCTGGCTGAGCTGCATGCACGCGTTAAAGTGCGTATCACTGAATACACCAAGAACGAGCAGGAAGAGTTCGTTGCGAAAACCAGCATTATCGACACCACCATTGGTCGTGCGATTCTGTGGATGATCGTACCGAAAGGCCTGCCTTACTCCATCGTCAACCAGGCGTTGGGTAAGAAAGCGATTTCCAAGATGCTGAACACCTGTTACCGCATCCTGGGCCTGAAGCCGACCGTTATCTTTGCTGACCAAACCATGTACACCGGTTTTGCTTATGCAGCCCGTTCAGGTGCCTCTGTCGGTATCGACGACATGGTGATCCCAGCGAAGAAAGCGGAAATCGTAGCGGAAGCGGAAGCGGAAGTTGCTGAGATTCAGGAACAGTTCCAGTCTGGTCTGGTAACTGCTGGCGAACGTTACAACAAAGTTATCGATATTTGGGCCGCCGCTAACGAACGCGTTTCCAAAGCGATGATGGATAACCTGCAAACTGAAACTGTGATTAACCGTCACGGCGAAGAAGAGCAGCAGGTATCGTTCAACAGCATCTACATGATGGCCGACTCCGGTGCGCGTGGTTCTGCTGCACAGATTCGTCAGCTGGCCGGTATGCGTGGTCTGATGGCTAAGCCAGATGGCTCAATCATCGAAACGCCGATCACCGCGAACTTCCGTGAAGGTCTGAACGTACTCCAGTACTTCATCTCCACGCACGGTGCGCGTAAAGGTCTTGCGGATACCGCACTGAAAACTGCTAACTCCGGTTATCTGACGCGTCGTCTGGTAGACGTAGCGCAGGATCTCGTGGTTACCGAAGATGACTGCGGCACGTTCGAAGGCATCATGATGACTCCGGTCATCGAAGGTGGCGACGTTAAAGAGCCACTGCGTGAGCGTGTACTGGGTCGTGTAACGGCTGAAGACGTTCTGAAGCCGGGCACTGCAGATATCCTGATTCCGCGTAACACCCTGATCGATGAGCACTGGTGTGATGTGATCGAACTGAATTCAGTCGATGCCATCAAAGTGCGCTCGGTTGTTGGTTGTGAAACCGACTTCGGTGTATGTGCACACTGCTACGGTCGCGATCTGGCACGTGGTCACATCATCAATAAAGGTGAGGCCATCGGCGTTATCGCAGCACAGTCCATCGGTGAGCCGGGTACTCAGCTGACGATGCGTACGTTCCACATCGGTGGTGCGGCATCTCGTGCGGCTGCTGAATCCAGCATCCAGGTGAAGAACAAAGGTACTATCAAGCTGACCAACGCGAAGTCAGTAACCAACTCCTCAGGGAAACTGGTTATCGTTTCACGTAACGTTGAGCTGAAAATGATCGACGAGTTCGGTCGTACCAAAGAGAGCTATAAAGTGCCTTACGGTGCGGTCATGGCGAAAGGTGACGGTGAGCAGGTTGCAGCGGGCGAGACCGTAGCAAACTGGGATCCGCATACCATGCCGGTCATTACTGAAGTGGGCGGTTTCATTCGCTTCACTGACATGATCGACGGCCAGACCATTACCCGTCAGACTGACGACTTAACCGGTCTGTCATCGCTGGTGGTTCTGGACTCTGCAGAACGTACTGCGGGTGGTAAAGATCTGCGTCCTGCGCTGAAAATTATTGATGCCAACGGAAATGATGTGCTGATCCCAGGTACCGATATGCCAGCTCAGTACTTCCTGCCGGGCAAAGCGATTGTTCAGCTGGAAGATGGCGTTAAGATCAGTGCCGGTGACACGCTGTCGCGTGTTCCGCAGGAATCTGGCGGTACCAAGGATATTACCGGTGGTCTGCCGCGCGTTGCTGACTTGTTCGAAGCGCGTCGTCCGAAAGAGCCAGCAATCCTGGCGGAGATCAGCGGTATCATCTCCTTCGGTAAAGAGACCAAAGGTAAGCGTCGTCTGGTGATTACGCCGGTTGATGGTAGCGATCCGTACGAAGAGATGATTCCAAAATGGCGTCAGCTTAACGTATTCGAAGGTGAGCGCGTAGAACGTGGTGACGTCGTATCTGACGGCCCAGAGTCTCCGCACGACATCCTGCGTCTGCGTGGCGTCCATGCTGTGACCCGTTACATCACTAACGAAGTGCAGGAAGTTTACCGTCTGCAAGGCGTTAAGATTAACGATAAACACATTGAAGTCATCGTTCGTCAGATGCTGCGTAAAGCAACTATCTCGAGCGTGGGAAGCACCGACTTCCTGGAAGGTGAGCAGGCTGAATACTCTCGCATCAAGATCTCTAACCGTGAACTTGAAGCGAATGGCAAAATCGGCGCGACGTTCATGCGCGATCTGCTGGGTATCACCAAAGCGTCACTGGCAACTGAATCGTTCATCTCTGCAGCATCGTTCCAGGAGACCACACGTGTCCTGACCGAAGCAGCAGTAGCAGGCAAGCGCGACGAACTGCGCGGCCTGAAAGAGAACGTGATCGTGGGTCGTCTGATCCCAGCCGGTACCGGTTATGCTTATCACCAGGATCGTATGCGTCGCCGCTCTGCGGGTGAAGCACCGGTTGCACCGCAGGTTACTGCGGATGAAGCCTCTGCTAGCCTGGCAGAATTGCTGAACGCCGGTCTGGGCGGAAGCGACGACGAGTAA
- a CDS encoding DUF1127 domain-containing protein, giving the protein MEFDQNRAAKPFDVTLLDIFRGAVRMVKNWKARRDTHRILSKLSDNQLRDIGLTRDDVCRKF; this is encoded by the coding sequence ATGGAATTCGATCAAAACCGCGCAGCTAAACCTTTTGATGTAACTTTACTGGATATTTTCCGCGGTGCAGTGCGCATGGTGAAAAACTGGAAAGCACGGCGTGACACTCATCGTATCCTGTCAAAATTGAGTGATAACCAGCTTCGAGATATCGGACTCACACGTGACGACGTCTGCCGTAAGTTCTGA
- a CDS encoding PLP-dependent aminotransferase family protein, which yields MTRYQHLACLLSDRIEQGLYRSGERLPSVRTLSLEHGVSISTVQQAYHLLEEKQLIVPQPRSGYFVATRKATPPVPALTRPAQRPVEITQWESVLELLSSRTNSDVLQLGSGMPDLTQPTLKPLWKIQSRMAQKQDVDQLNYDSLLGVAALREQVARLTIDSGCQLTAEDIVITTGCHEALSISIRAICQAGDIIAVESPTFHGTMQTLRGFGIRAIEIPTDSVTGISLEALELAFEQWPIKAVVVVPNCNNPLGFIMPESRKRALVTLAQRFDAAIIEDDVYGELAWEYPRPVTIKSLDQDGRVLLCSSFSKTLAPGLRVGWVAPGRYRDRVLHMKYISTGSTATQPQHAVAEFIRLGHYLPHLRRMRQVYQRNYETFSCWVRHYFPCGICVSRPQGSFLMWIELPEAFDAVRLNNELRELNMQVAVGSLFSASGKYRNCLRLNYGLPMNEHTEQAIAQLGAAVERAMLACGVETVHTASLT from the coding sequence ATGACGCGTTACCAACATTTAGCATGTCTGCTCTCCGATCGGATAGAGCAAGGGCTGTACCGCAGCGGCGAACGTTTACCATCGGTACGCACGCTCAGCCTGGAACACGGTGTGAGCATCAGCACGGTGCAGCAGGCGTATCATCTGTTGGAAGAGAAACAGCTGATCGTGCCGCAGCCGCGTTCCGGTTATTTCGTTGCAACGCGTAAAGCTACGCCGCCCGTACCCGCCTTAACCCGACCTGCACAGCGTCCGGTGGAGATTACCCAGTGGGAATCGGTACTGGAGCTGCTCAGCAGCCGGACTAATAGCGATGTACTGCAACTCGGAAGCGGCATGCCCGATTTGACTCAGCCAACACTGAAACCGCTGTGGAAAATTCAAAGCCGCATGGCGCAGAAACAGGATGTTGATCAACTCAACTATGACAGCTTGCTGGGCGTTGCAGCGTTGCGCGAACAGGTCGCACGACTGACGATCGACAGTGGTTGCCAGCTTACTGCTGAAGATATCGTGATCACCACCGGCTGCCATGAAGCGTTGTCGATCTCCATTCGTGCAATATGCCAGGCGGGAGACATCATTGCTGTCGAATCGCCCACTTTTCATGGCACCATGCAAACCTTGCGTGGCTTCGGCATTCGCGCCATTGAGATTCCCACCGATTCGGTGACGGGTATCAGTCTGGAAGCGCTGGAACTCGCCTTCGAGCAGTGGCCGATCAAAGCGGTGGTGGTGGTGCCGAATTGCAATAACCCGCTGGGCTTTATCATGCCCGAATCTCGCAAACGTGCGCTGGTAACGCTGGCGCAGCGTTTCGATGCCGCGATTATTGAAGACGATGTGTATGGCGAACTGGCGTGGGAATATCCGCGCCCCGTTACCATCAAATCGCTGGATCAGGATGGCCGCGTGTTGCTGTGCAGTTCGTTCTCCAAGACGCTGGCGCCGGGATTGCGCGTGGGTTGGGTGGCGCCGGGGCGCTATCGCGATCGCGTACTGCATATGAAGTACATCAGCACCGGTTCGACGGCAACACAGCCTCAGCATGCGGTCGCCGAATTTATTCGCCTTGGTCACTATCTGCCGCACCTGCGGCGCATGCGTCAGGTGTATCAACGTAACTATGAAACCTTTAGCTGCTGGGTGCGCCACTATTTCCCGTGCGGAATATGCGTGTCGCGTCCGCAGGGCAGCTTCCTGATGTGGATTGAGTTGCCAGAGGCGTTTGACGCGGTAAGACTGAATAACGAGTTGCGTGAGCTGAACATGCAGGTCGCGGTGGGGTCGCTGTTTTCGGCCTCGGGCAAATATCGTAACTGCCTGCGTCTGAATTACGGTTTGCCAATGAATGAGCATACAGAGCAAGCGATAGCCCAACTCGGTGCAGCAGTAGAACGTGCCATGCTGGCCTGTGGTGTTGAAACTGTGCATACCGCCTCCCTGACGTAA
- the thiE gene encoding thiamine phosphate synthase, producing the protein MTDAFPATAPKLGLYPVVDSVEWIARLLEAGVRTLQLRIKDCEDHEVEDAVREAIVLGKQYRARLFINDYWRLAIKYHAYGVHLGQEDLDVADLAAIREAGLRLGLSTHDDAELDRALALRPSYIALGHIYPTQTKDMPSAPQGVVELKRHLARLQGVPTVAIGGISLARVPEVLATGVGSIAVVSAITQAADWRAATQELLTLVENGIEPAEAM; encoded by the coding sequence ATGACCGACGCCTTTCCTGCCACGGCCCCGAAACTGGGGCTGTATCCGGTTGTTGATAGCGTGGAATGGATCGCGCGCCTGCTAGAAGCCGGGGTGCGCACCCTCCAGCTACGCATCAAAGATTGCGAGGATCATGAAGTTGAAGATGCGGTGCGCGAGGCAATTGTGCTCGGCAAGCAGTATCGTGCACGCCTGTTTATCAATGATTACTGGCGCTTAGCCATCAAATACCATGCTTATGGTGTGCACCTTGGCCAGGAAGACCTCGATGTTGCCGATCTGGCGGCGATTCGTGAGGCAGGATTGCGCCTGGGTTTATCGACGCATGATGATGCCGAACTGGACCGCGCGCTCGCGCTGCGCCCTTCTTACATTGCACTTGGCCACATTTATCCCACGCAAACTAAAGACATGCCATCAGCTCCGCAGGGCGTGGTGGAATTGAAACGTCATCTGGCGCGGTTGCAGGGTGTGCCAACCGTGGCGATTGGTGGTATTTCACTAGCACGCGTACCTGAAGTTCTGGCAACAGGCGTTGGCAGCATTGCGGTGGTAAGTGCGATTACTCAGGCAGCAGACTGGCGCGCGGCAACGCAGGAGCTGCTGACGCTGGTTGAAAACGGAATTGAACCCGCAGAGGCGATGTAA
- the thiC gene encoding phosphomethylpyrimidine synthase ThiC, with protein sequence MSAVKTSRREQRAQAQEFIDSLQGTAFPHSKRIWIIGSRADIRVPMREIQLSPTHIGGSKDHPQFEQNEAVPVYDTAGAYGDPEATIDVHQGLARLRAEWIAERGDSETIHQLSSRYTQQRLADEGLDHLRFEHLPQPRRAKAGRCVTQLHYARQGIITPEMEFIALRENMGRERIRSEVLLQQHPGHSFGANLPENITAEFVRQEVASGRAIIPSNINHPESEPMIIGRNFLVKVNANIGNSAVSSSIEEEVEKLVWSTRWGADTVMDLSTGRYIHETREWILRNSPVPIGTVPIYQALEKVNGIAEDLNWDIFRDTLLEQAEQGVDYFTIHAGVLLRYVPMTAKRLTGIVSRGGSIMAKWCLSHHTESFLYLHFREICEICAAYDVALSLGDGLRPGSIQDANDAAQFAELHTLGELTKIAWEYDVQVMIEGPGHVPMQMIRRNMTEQLEHCHEAPFYTLGPLTTDIAPGYDHFTSGIGAAMIGWFGCAMLCYVTPKEHLGLPNKEDVKQGLITYKIAAHAADLAKGHPGAQIRDNAMSKARFEFRWEDQFNLALDPHTARAYHDETLPQESGKVAHFCSMCGPKFCSMKITQEVREFAARQQAEAQPIEMGMAQMADTFRNRGGEIYHAADTLKEENV encoded by the coding sequence ATGTCTGCTGTTAAAACTTCTCGTCGTGAACAACGTGCTCAGGCACAGGAATTTATCGATTCCCTGCAGGGAACCGCTTTCCCTCATTCAAAACGCATCTGGATCATCGGCAGCCGCGCGGATATTCGCGTACCGATGCGCGAGATACAGCTGAGCCCGACGCACATCGGCGGCAGCAAAGATCATCCGCAGTTTGAGCAGAATGAAGCGGTGCCGGTATATGACACTGCCGGCGCTTATGGTGATCCAGAAGCCACTATTGATGTCCATCAAGGGCTCGCCAGGCTACGCGCAGAGTGGATCGCCGAACGTGGTGACAGTGAAACTATCCACCAGCTGAGTTCCCGTTACACCCAACAGCGTCTGGCGGATGAAGGCTTGGATCATTTGCGTTTTGAGCATCTGCCGCAACCGCGTCGTGCCAAAGCGGGACGCTGCGTTACCCAACTGCACTATGCACGCCAAGGCATCATCACACCGGAGATGGAGTTCATCGCACTGCGTGAAAACATGGGCCGCGAGCGTATTCGCAGTGAAGTACTGCTACAACAGCATCCCGGACACAGCTTTGGTGCCAATCTGCCGGAAAATATCACCGCTGAATTTGTCCGCCAGGAAGTGGCCAGCGGTCGCGCCATTATTCCTTCCAACATCAACCACCCCGAATCCGAACCGATGATTATTGGCCGCAACTTCCTGGTGAAGGTGAATGCCAATATCGGCAATTCGGCGGTAAGTTCATCGATTGAAGAAGAAGTGGAGAAACTGGTGTGGTCAACGCGATGGGGCGCAGACACTGTGATGGATCTCTCAACCGGCCGCTACATCCATGAAACGCGTGAATGGATTCTGCGTAACAGCCCGGTGCCGATTGGTACGGTGCCAATTTATCAGGCGCTGGAAAAGGTGAATGGAATTGCGGAAGACCTCAACTGGGACATTTTCCGCGATACGCTGTTAGAACAAGCGGAGCAAGGCGTCGATTACTTCACCATCCACGCTGGTGTGCTGCTGCGCTATGTGCCAATGACGGCTAAACGTCTCACCGGCATTGTGTCTCGCGGCGGATCGATTATGGCGAAATGGTGTTTGTCACATCACACTGAAAGCTTTCTCTATCTGCACTTCCGCGAGATTTGTGAAATCTGCGCCGCCTACGATGTGGCCCTGTCGCTCGGCGATGGCCTGCGTCCCGGCTCAATTCAGGATGCCAATGATGCAGCCCAGTTTGCCGAGCTGCATACGCTGGGTGAACTGACCAAAATCGCCTGGGAATACGATGTGCAGGTGATGATTGAAGGCCCCGGGCACGTACCGATGCAGATGATTCGCCGCAACATGACCGAACAGCTGGAACACTGCCACGAAGCGCCATTTTACACGCTCGGCCCGCTCACCACCGACATCGCACCGGGTTACGACCACTTCACTTCCGGCATCGGTGCCGCGATGATTGGCTGGTTTGGCTGCGCCATGCTGTGTTACGTGACGCCGAAAGAGCACCTCGGCTTACCGAACAAAGAGGATGTGAAGCAGGGACTGATCACCTACAAGATCGCTGCGCACGCGGCGGATCTGGCGAAAGGCCACCCGGGCGCGCAGATCCGCGACAATGCGATGTCGAAAGCGCGCTTTGAATTCCGTTGGGAAGATCAGTTCAATCTGGCGCTCGATCCGCACACTGCGCGCGCCTATCACGATGAAACCTTGCCGCAGGAATCGGGAAAAGTGGCACACTTTTGTTCAATGTGCGGCCCAAAATTCTGCTCAATGAAAATCACCCAGGAAGTACGCGAGTTTGCTGCACGCCAACAGGCTGAAGCTCAGCCAATTGAAATGGGCATGGCGCAAATGGCGGATACTTTCCGCAATCGTGGCGGCGAGATCTATCACGCTGCCGATACCCTTAAAGAGGAAAATGTATGA
- a CDS encoding Rsd/AlgQ family anti-sigma factor — MLNQLDDLTERVGGGNELVDSWLHARRQLLVTYYELIGMKPQKDALTTLDEQALDAFCHNLVDYLSTGHFSVYEHIISEMQGDNPLMVAAQIYPALEANTDHMMQLYDSHLQQAINDDNCVDFQTALSEVGEVLESRFTLEDKLVQLAWDNQLAHLPVANDSIIARPA; from the coding sequence ATGCTTAACCAGTTAGATGACCTGACAGAGCGTGTAGGCGGCGGAAATGAATTGGTTGATTCATGGTTGCATGCCCGCCGACAGTTGCTCGTCACGTACTATGAGCTTATTGGCATGAAGCCACAAAAAGATGCGTTAACCACGCTGGATGAACAGGCACTCGATGCCTTTTGCCACAATCTGGTGGACTACCTTTCAACCGGTCATTTCAGCGTGTATGAACACATTATTAGTGAGATGCAGGGTGATAACCCGCTGATGGTTGCCGCGCAGATCTATCCGGCATTAGAGGCGAATACAGACCACATGATGCAGCTCTACGACAGCCACCTGCAGCAGGCTATCAACGACGATAATTGCGTGGATTTTCAAACGGCGCTCTCTGAAGTCGGCGAAGTGCTGGAATCACGTTTCACGCTGGAAGATAAGCTGGTACAACTTGCCTGGGATAATCAGCTGGCGCATCTACCGGTTGCCAATGACAGCATCATCGCCCGCCCGGCTTGA
- the nudC gene encoding NAD(+) diphosphatase — translation MQREISSLDAGWWIVSHEQKLWLPQGELPHGLSTEFGLSGSHAILIGEWQGENVWLVREARPDSMGSVRQLIDEDVGLFQIAGRGVQLAEFYRSHRWCGYCGHEMHISKREFACLCNHCRERYYPQIAPCIIVAIRRGDEILLANHARHRNNIYTVLAGFVEVGETLEQAVAREVMEESNVRVKNVRYVTSQPWPFPHSLMMAYMAEYDGGDLQHDGKELLDAGWYRYDDLPLLPPPGTVARRLIEDTVALCRASAT, via the coding sequence ATGCAACGTGAGATCTCAAGCTTAGACGCTGGATGGTGGATTGTCAGCCATGAGCAAAAACTTTGGTTGCCGCAAGGCGAGCTGCCGCATGGCTTATCCACCGAGTTTGGACTTAGTGGCAGCCACGCGATTTTGATTGGCGAATGGCAGGGCGAAAATGTCTGGCTGGTGCGGGAAGCGCGGCCGGATAGCATGGGCTCAGTGCGCCAACTGATTGATGAAGATGTCGGCCTGTTCCAAATCGCCGGGCGCGGCGTGCAACTGGCGGAGTTCTATCGGTCGCATCGCTGGTGCGGCTATTGCGGCCATGAAATGCACATCAGCAAGCGCGAATTTGCTTGTCTGTGCAATCACTGCCGCGAGCGGTATTACCCGCAAATTGCACCGTGCATCATCGTGGCCATCCGCCGTGGTGATGAGATCCTGCTCGCCAATCATGCGCGTCATCGTAACAACATTTACACCGTGCTGGCGGGCTTTGTCGAAGTGGGTGAAACCTTAGAACAAGCGGTGGCGCGCGAAGTGATGGAGGAGAGCAACGTGCGGGTGAAAAACGTGCGCTACGTTACTTCGCAACCCTGGCCGTTCCCACATTCACTGATGATGGCGTATATGGCGGAATATGACGGCGGTGATCTGCAACACGATGGCAAAGAGTTGCTGGATGCCGGTTGGTATCGCTATGACGATTTACCGCTTCTGCCGCCGCCCGGCACCGTTGCGCGTCGCCTGATTGAAGATACCGTTGCCCTGTGTCGCGCCAGCGCGACGTGA
- the hemE gene encoding uroporphyrinogen decarboxylase gives MSELKNDRYLRALLRQPVDVTPVWMMRQAGRYLPEYKATRAEAGDFMSLCKNAELACEVTLQPLRRYALDAAILFSDILTIPDAMGLGLYFETGEGPRFSNPITCRADVDKLPVPDPEQELGYVMNAVRTIRHNLKGEVPLIGFSGSPWTLATYMVEGGSSKAFTKIKKMMYAEPQTLHLLLDKLADSVILYLNAQIKAGAQSVMVFDTWGGVLTGRDYREFSLYYMHKIVDSVLHENEGRRVPITLFTKGGGQWLEAIAATGCDALGLDWTTDIADARRRVGDKVALQGNMDPSMLYASPARIEQEVAGILEGFGTGEGHVFNLGHGIHPDVPPEHAGAFVEAVHRLSRPYHQG, from the coding sequence ATGAGTGAACTGAAGAACGATCGTTATCTGCGCGCCCTGTTACGTCAACCGGTAGATGTCACGCCGGTATGGATGATGCGACAAGCCGGGCGTTATTTGCCGGAGTACAAAGCCACGCGCGCTGAAGCCGGTGATTTTATGTCGCTGTGTAAAAATGCCGAGCTGGCATGTGAAGTTACGCTGCAGCCGCTGCGTCGCTATGCGCTGGACGCGGCGATCCTCTTCAGCGATATCCTCACCATTCCGGATGCAATGGGACTTGGGCTCTACTTTGAAACCGGTGAAGGCCCGCGTTTCTCCAATCCGATCACCTGCCGCGCGGATGTCGACAAGCTGCCGGTACCGGATCCCGAGCAAGAGCTCGGCTATGTGATGAACGCGGTGCGGACTATTCGTCACAACCTTAAGGGCGAAGTGCCGCTGATTGGCTTCTCAGGCAGTCCGTGGACGCTGGCGACCTACATGGTGGAAGGCGGCAGCAGTAAAGCCTTCACGAAAATTAAAAAGATGATGTACGCCGAGCCGCAAACTCTCCACCTGCTGCTGGATAAGCTGGCGGACAGCGTCATTCTCTACCTCAATGCGCAGATTAAAGCGGGCGCGCAGTCAGTCATGGTCTTCGATACCTGGGGCGGCGTGCTGACCGGACGCGATTATCGTGAATTCTCGCTGTACTACATGCACAAAATCGTTGATAGCGTGCTGCACGAGAACGAAGGTCGCCGCGTACCGATTACGCTGTTCACCAAAGGTGGCGGCCAGTGGCTGGAAGCGATCGCCGCAACCGGCTGTGATGCGCTGGGACTGGACTGGACAACCGATATTGCTGATGCGCGTCGTCGCGTGGGCGATAAAGTGGCACTGCAGGGCAACATGGATCCCTCCATGCTGTATGCATCGCCAGCGCGTATCGAGCAGGAAGTGGCAGGGATCCTTGAAGGGTTTGGCACGGGTGAAGGCCATGTGTTTAACCTGGGTCACGGTATCCATCCTGACGTGCCGCCAGAACATGCTGGTGCGTTTGTGGAAGCGGTACATCGTCTGTCACGTCCTTATCATCAGGGTTAA